A part of Larimichthys crocea isolate SSNF chromosome VII, L_crocea_2.0, whole genome shotgun sequence genomic DNA contains:
- the serpinh1b gene encoding serpin H1b, which translates to MWMTSIVALCLLAIVASAEDKKLSSHATTLADNSANLAFSLYHNMAKEKDMENILISPVVVASSLGMVALGGKSSTASQVKTVLSADKLKDEHLHAGLSELLTEVSDAKKHNTTWKINNRLYGPSSVSFSDDFVKNSKKHYNYDHSKINFRDKRSAVNSINEWAAKSTDGKLPEITKDVQNPDGAMIVNAMFFKPHWDEKFHDKMVDTRGFLVTRSFTVGVPMMHRTGLYDFYDDTVNRIFVLNMPLGKKQASVTLIMPYHLEPLDRLEKLLTRKQVDTWLSKMENKAVAISLPKISVDVSHNLQKHLAELGLTEAVDKTKADLSNISGKKDLYLSNVFHASTLELDIEGNPYDPSIFGSDKLRNPQLFYVDHPFFFLVKDTKTNSIMYIGRVVKPKGDKMRDEL; encoded by the exons atgtggATGACTAGCATTGTAGCTCTTTGTCTGCTGGCCATCGTGGCCTCTGCAGAGGACAAGAAGTTAAGCAGCCATGCCACCACGCTGGCTGACAACAGCGCCAATCTGGCCTTCAG CCTCTACCACAACATGGCAAAGGAGAAGGACATGGAGAACATCCTCATCTCTCCTGTGGTGGTGGCCTCATCTCTGGGCATGGTGGCTCTTGGAGGCAAGTCTTCCACTGCCTCCCAGGTCAAAACTGTCCTCAGTGCTGACAAACTGAAGGATGAGCATCTGCATGCAGGCCTGTCCGAGCTGCTCACTGAG GTGAGTGATGCCAAGAAACACAACACTACCTGGAAGATCAACAACCGCCTCTATGGCCCCAGCTCCGTCTCCTTCTCTGATGATTTTGTGAAAAACAGCAAGAAGCACTACAACTATGATCACTCAAAAATAAACTTCAGGGACAAGAGGAGTGCTGTGAACTCCATCAACGAGTGGGCAGCCAAGTCAACAGATGGCAAGCTGCCTGAGATCACCAAGGACGTGCAGAACCCAGATGGAGCCATGATTGTCAATGCTATGTTCTTCAAAC CTCACTGGGATGAGAAATTCCATGATAAGATGGTGGACACACGTGGTTTTCTTGTTACCCGCTCATTCACTGTTGGAGTTCCCATGATGCATCGTACTG GTTTGTACGACTTCTACGATGACACAGTGAACCGTATCTTTGTTCTGAACATGCCTCTGGGCAAGAAGCAGGCCTCTGTGACCCTCATCATGCCCTACCACCTGGAGCCCCTAGACCGCCTGGAGAAACTCCTGACCAGGAAGCAGGTTGACACCTGGCTCAGCAAGATGGAAAACAAAGCTGTGGCCATTTCCCTCCCCAAAATCTCAGTGGATGTCAGCCACAACCTGCAG AAACACCTGGCTGAGCTTGGCCTGACCGAGGCTGTGGACAAAACCAAGGCTGACTTGTCCAACATCTCTGGAAAGAAAGACCTCTATCTCTCTAATGTCTTCCATGCATCAACCCTGGAGCTGGATATAGAGGGAAACCCATACGACCCCAGCATCTTTGGCTCTGACAAGCTGAGGAACCCCCAACTTTTCTACGTAGATCACCCCTTCTTCTTTCTGGTGAAAGACACCAAGACCAACTCCATTATGTACATCGGCAGGGTGGTTAAACCTAAAGGAGACAAGATGCGTGATGAGCTATAA
- the gucy2f gene encoding retinal guanylyl cyclase 2, whose amino-acid sequence MQHIPPNVRGALWESNHPCMPIIKSRPTLTTLPFYNFLLWVLLGVLTFPCCVRCLIFKVGVLGPWNCDPIYYKTLPAAAARLAVNRINADLKLDLGLKMDFIILQEPCETSKALAAFIYYEKMADAFVGPTNPGYCVAASLLAKNWDKALFSYGCVNYELDRVIGYPTFSRTVPFPTEVLFTVLKHFKWAGVVVVSSKEDIWIDTAGRVAMALRNKGLPVGLVTSIGTNLTEVEDTLRKIKAAGDMRVIIMCMHSILVGGELQATFLLQANTMGLTSGDYVFVPYDTLLYSVPYGNISYFPLHNNSRLREAYDAVLTITMASEPLSFDEALTAAKKNEEVTLAVISEQVNPLFGTIYNSIYMVANSIHNARKKGLWLSGSNLAYATKNITYSGFNQEVRVDTRGEIKINYVILDTTFWKGQLYETYVVDLKSGVLRFTGKPIHFPGGIPPPSDSSCWFDKDSACLGGVEVTHIIVVLAVIITLVVGGIVISLYIRRRLQLIQLVKGPNRILLTLEDLTFINPQLSKKKITLEDLSESKSALEEKSGDRSHSVNTVNSMQTATHETTNVAVYEGDWVWLKKFEEGQFKEVKQSTTKIFTKMKDLRNENVNPFLGFFSDCYMFAVVTEHCSRGSLQDLLRNEDVKLDWMFKSSLLLDLIKGMKYLHHRDFPHGRLKSRNCVVDGRFVLKITDYGFNELLESQKAPIEEPPPEDLFWTAPEFLRDLASSRKGTYKGDVYSFSIILQEVVVRGLPYCMLGLPPEEIIRKVKKPPPMCRPTVAPDQAPLECIQLMKQCWSEMPDRRPTFDEIFDRFKLINKGKKTNIIDSMLRMLEQYSSNLEDLIRERTEELEVEKQRTEKLLSEMLPPSVAEALKTGATVEPEYFDQVTIYFSDIVGFTTISSLSDPIEVVDLLNDLYSLFDAVLSNHDVYKVETIGDAYMVASGLPKRNGNKHAAEIANMSLNILSSVGTFHMRHMPDVPVRIRIGIHSGPCVAGVVGLTMPRYCLFGDTVNTASRMESTGLPYRIHVNMSTVNILHSLNEGYKIEVRGKTELKGKGIEETYWLVGKTNFTKPLPKPPEIKPGDNWQEMVTEEIKTLFRKANRQVDKKI is encoded by the exons ATGCAACATATTCCTCCAAATGTCAGAGGGGCGCTATGGGAGTCCAACCATCCATGTATGCCCATAATTAAAAGCAGACCAACTTTAACCACTCTGCCCTTTTATAATTTTTTGTTATGGGTCCTACTCGGAGTCTTGACGTTCCCTTGTTGTGTGCGCTGTTTGATATTCAAAGTGGGGGTCCTGGGGCCTTGGAACTGCGACCCTATTTACTACAAGACCCTGCCCGCTGCCGCCGCAAGGCTCGCTGTAAACAGGATAAACGCAGATCTAAAACTGGATCTGGGCCTAAAAATGGACTTTATCATTCTCCAGGAGCCTTGTGAAACATCTAAAGCCCTCGCTGCGTTTATTTACTACGAGAAGATGGCTGATGCGTTTGTGGGTCCCACCAACCCGGGATATTGTGTTGCAGCTTCTCTTCTGGCCAAGAACTGGGATAAGGCCCTCTTCTCTTACGGCTGTGTTAACTATGAGCTGGACCGGGTCATAGGATACCCGACTTTTTCCAGGACAGTGCCGTTTCCCACTGAGGTGTTGTTCACTGTGTTGAAACACTTCAAGTGGGCCGGTGTTGTGGTGGTCTCATCCAAAGAAGATATTTGGATCGACACCGCTGGGAGAGTAGCGATGGCTCTGAGGAATAAAGGGCTTCCCGTTGGCCTGGTTACATCTATTGGTACAAATCTGACAGAGGTGGAGGACACGCTGAGGAAGATCAAGGCTGCAGGGGACATGAGGG tcATCATCATGTGCATGCATTCCATCCTGGTTGGAGGTGAGCTCCAAGCTACTTTTCTCCTCCAAGCAAATACAATGGGCCTGACTTCTGGGGATTACGTGTTTGTACCCTACGACACCCTTCTCTATAGCGTGCCCTACGGCAACATCTCCTACTTCCCCCTGCATAACAACAGCAGACTGAGGGAGGCCTACGATGCTGTGCTCACCATCACCATGGCCTCTGAGCCTTTGTCTTTCGACGAGGCATTAACTGCCGCCAAGAAGAATGAGGAAGTGACCCTAGCTGTTATTTCAGAGCAG GTCAACCCACTATTTGGGACCATCTATAACAGCATCTATATGGTGGCAAATTCAATCCACAATGCTAGAAAAAAAGGATTGTGGCTGTCAGGCTCAAACCTGGCCTATGCCACAAAGAACATAACCTACAGCGGCTTCAACCAGGAGGTCCGGGTGGACACTCGTGGGGAAATTAAGATCAACTATGTCATCCTGGACACTACCTTCTGGAAGGGCCAGCTGTATGAGACTTATGTGGTGGATCTGAAGTCCGGAGTACTTCGTTTCACTGGGAAACCCATTCATTTTCCAGGAGGTATACCTCCACCCTCTGACTCCAGTTGCTGGTTTGACAAGGACTCTGCCTGTTTGGGAG GTGTGGAGGTCACCCACATCATAGTGGTGTTGGCTGTCATTATCACTCTGGTTGTAGGAGGGATCGTTATAAGTCTTTATATCAG GAGGAGACTCCAACTAATCCAGCTGGTCAAAGGTCCCAATCGAATCCTTCTGACCTTAGAGGATCTCACTTTTATCAATCCTCAGCTTAGCAAAAAG AAAATCACTTTAGAGGATCTGAGCGAGTCCAAGAGCGCTCTGGAGGAGAAATCTGGAGACCGCTCACACTCTGTGAACACTGTGAACAGCATGCAGACAGCAACTCATGAAACCACCAATGTAGCAGTGTATGAA GGCGACTGGGTGTGGCTGAAGAAATTTGAGGAAGGCCAGTTCAAGGAAGTAAAGCAGAGCACCACCAAGATTTTCACAAAG ATGAAAGACCTGAGAAATGAGAATGTGAATCCATTTCTTGGCTTCTTCTCCGACTGCTACATGTTTGCTGTGGTGACGGAGCACTGCTCACGTGGCAGCCTGCAGGACCTGCTGAGGAACGAGGATGTTAAATTAGACTGGATGTTCAAGTCCTCACTTCTGCTTGACCTCATTAAG GGTATGAAATACCTTCACCACAGAGATTTCCCCCATGGCAGACTAAAATCTCGTAACTGTGTGGTAGACGGGCGTTTTGTGCTCAAGATTACTGACTACGGCTTCAATGAGCTGCTGGAGTCTCAGAAAGCTCCTATAGAAGAACCTCCACCTGAAG ATCTATTTTGGACAGCTCCAGAGTTCTTAAGAGACCTTGCGAGCTCACGTAAAGGCACCTACAAGGGAGACGTGTACAGCTTTTCTATCATCCTTCAAGAGGTGGTGGTCAGAGGGCTGCCGTACTGCATGCTTGGTCTGCCACCCGAGG AGATCATCCGTAAGGTGAAGAAGCCTCCTCCAATGTGCCGCCCCACCGTGGCTCCAGACCAGGCTCCTCTGGAGTGTATCCAGCTGATGAAGCAGTGCTGGAGCGAAATGCCTGACCGCAGACCAACATTTGATGAGATCTTTGACAGG TTCAAGTTAATCAACAAGGGTAAGAAGACAAACATAATTGACTCCATGCTGAGGATGTTGGAGCAATACAGCTCCAACCTGGAAGACCTgatcagagagagaacagaagagctggaggtggaaaaacagagaacagaaaagCTACTGTCAGAGATGCTCCCACC CTCTGTGGCTGAGGCCCTGAAGACCGGTGCCACGGTGGAGCCAGAGTACTTTGACCAAGTGACGATCTACTTCAGTGACATTGTAGGTTTCACCACCATCTCCTCGCTTAGCGATCCAATCGAGGTGGTTGACCTTCTCAACGACCTCTACTCTCTGTTTGACGCCGTGCTCAGTAACCACGACGTCTACAAG GTGGAGACCATTGGGGATGCCTACATGGTAGCATCTGGGCTGCCAAAGAGAAATGGAAACAAGCACGCTGCGGAGATTGCCAACATGTCTCTGAACATCCTCAGCTCAGTAGGAACCTTCCATATGCGGCACATGCCAGACGTGCCCGTCAGGATACGCATAGGAATCCACTCAG ggCCCTGTGTTGCTGGTGTGGTAGGTCTGACTATGCCTCGGTACTGCCTTTTCGGAGACACCGTCAACACTGCCTCTCGTATGGAATCCACTGGGCTGC CTTATAGAATCCATGTAAATATGAGCACTGTGAACATCCTCCATTCTCTTAATGAGGGTTATAAAATAGAAGTCAGAGGCAAGACAGAGCTGAAG ggtAAAGGTATTGAAGAGACATACTGGCTTGTGGGgaaaacaaactttacaaaGCCTTTGCCAAAACCGCCAGAGATCAAACCGGG GGACAACTGGCAGGAGATGGTGACGGAGGAGATCAAGACTCTTTTTCGCAAGGCCAACAGGCAGGTGGATAAAAAGATCTga